The following coding sequences are from one Thermodesulfobacteriota bacterium window:
- a CDS encoding YfiR family protein: MGLPLRFSSPGRPRRWLLPALAWLLAAAAAAGAQPRQAQEYEVKAAYLYNFARFTDWPPAAFPAQDAPLVVAVLGESPFGSALDALAGKTAKGRPLQVRRARRLDELPGVHLLFIADSERGRLPVILKALAGRPVLTVADVPQFARQGGMIQLVSAEGAVRFEINRDAALRAGLEISSRLLQLATLVGSEAQP, encoded by the coding sequence ATGGGTCTTCCCCTTCGCTTCTCGTCCCCGGGCCGGCCCCGGCGCTGGCTCCTGCCCGCGCTGGCGTGGCTCCTCGCCGCGGCGGCTGCCGCCGGGGCCCAGCCGCGCCAGGCGCAGGAATACGAGGTCAAGGCGGCGTATCTGTACAACTTTGCCCGGTTCACCGACTGGCCCCCGGCGGCCTTTCCCGCGCAGGACGCGCCCCTAGTGGTTGCCGTGCTCGGGGAGAGCCCCTTCGGTTCGGCGCTGGACGCCCTGGCGGGGAAGACCGCCAAGGGGCGTCCCCTCCAGGTGCGCCGGGCCCGCCGGCTGGACGAGCTCCCCGGCGTCCACCTGCTCTTCATCGCCGACTCGGAGCGGGGGCGCCTGCCCGTGATCCTGAAGGCCCTGGCCGGCCGGCCCGTGCTCACCGTGGCCGACGTGCCCCAGTTCGCGCGCCAGGGAGGGATGATCCAGCTCGTCTCGGCCGAGGGGGCGGTGCGGTTCGAGATCAACCGGGACGCGGCCCTCCGGGCGGGCCTGGAAATCAGCTCTCGCCTGCTCCAGCTCGCCACCCTCGTGGGCTCCGAGGCGCAGCCGTGA